Sequence from the Neptunomonas japonica JAMM 1380 genome:
TTTGCATCTGAACTGGCAGAAAATCATCGCGTTATCTGCTGGGATGCACGAGGTCATGGTGACCACCCTCATGACGAAAAAACCAATATGACACTCCCCCGCATGGCAGATGATCTGGACGAACTCCTCGAGCAACTCGACGTACATAATGCAATACTCATTGGTCACTCAATGGGCGCACTTACCGCTTGGGAGTACATTCGCCGTCATGGCCAAAGCCGTCTAAATGGCCTGTGTATTGTTGACCAGTCACCAAAGCTGGTAACTGACGAAGAATGGCAGCACGGTGTTTACGGATCGTTAAACGAAACAAAAAATAATCATTTAATAGAAAGGTTCAAGACAGACTTTGCAGAAGGTGTTTTAGAGCTTATTGCTTTTGGTAATAATCGTCGCTCTCGTGAAAACTACGATAATAATTCACGTGGTTTTCAGCACATGCGAGAGCATCTACAAAAATTACCCGCTCACCTCTTAACACAATGCTGGATCAGCATTACCCAGCAGGATTATCGCGAAGTACTTTCTAAAATCAACTGCCCTACTTTGCTCATCTATGGCGATGAAAGCCAGTTCTACAGCCGAGATTTACAAAAGTGGGTTACCAATACAATTTTAGACTCTGAGCTGCTGATATACCCTGAATCGGACCATTCGCCGCACCTTTGGCATAAAGAACGATTTATTTATGATCTGAATCGCTTTATTGACGCTTTGTGACAGCAGGTCTGTCCTCTATAATAGCGACCAAATTTTAATGGTTTGGCTTCTATGACTCCCAATACCCAGCTTAACAATGTGCGCATTGTACTGATTAATACATTTCACCCTGGCAATATTGGTGCGGCTGCACGCGCCATGAAAAACATGGGGCTTTCGCAGCTATGGCTAGTAGACCCGCGTGAATACCCCAGCGAAGAAGCAGACTCCAGAGCCGCAGGCGCTAAAGATGTTTTGGATAATGCAACAGTCGTCGGCACATTAAAAGAAGCTATCGCCGATTGCCAATTAGTCATCGGGACTAGCGCTCGCAACCGCACCTTTGACCTGCCCATTTTAGATGCCAGGAACTGTGCAGAAAAAATCACTTCAGAAGCGGTACAAGGTGAAGTAGCACTCGTTTTTGGTCGTGAAACTATGGGCTTATTGAACGAAGAACTGCAGTTGTGTAACTTCCATGTTTATATTCCGGCAAACCCAGAATACCCAGTTCTAAACGTCGCTCAGGCAATTCAACTATTGAGCTACGAAATCTGGATGGCAGCTCAGACGCCTATAAAAGAAAGATCAGAGTCTGAATACCCTCGCCAAAACGAGATGGAACTGTTCTATACCCATTTAGAAACGGTGATTAGAGCCACCAACTTTATTATCCCTCAGCACGAAGGACGCGCTATGACCAAACTAAAGCGCTACTTCAACCGGACACGCCCGGAAAAAGCTGAACTTGGCATGTTACGAGGTATCCTAGCTTCGGTTCAGGAAACCATTGAAAACCTATCGTCTACAGAAAAAAAGGATTAGCGTAATGCACACAGATCTAACGAACCTTCAAGAAGATGCACGTCGCTTACAAGCTGGCATCGAAGCCGTCGCTGCTGAAATGAGCGCTTATGAAACTAACTTGGGCGGCATACAAGCTTGCGCATTAAAAATCCAAAAGTGCGCAAAAGTGATCGGCAACAACCGTATTGCAGCTGTAGCAGCCAAAGATAAACGCAAAATTATGGATGAGCTTGAAGGCGCCGCAATCGAGCTAGTTGAGTTACTAAAAAGATGATTCCTAACTTCCCTCTAGGCGACATGTCAGTAGACACATTTTTACGTGACTATTGGCAAAAAAAACCTCTACTGATTCGTAATGCTTTTCCTGAGTTTGAGCCGCCCGTTAGCGCGGATGAACTTGCAGGACTGGCATGCGAAGAAGAAGTTGAATCACGGCTGGTTATTCAAAACGCCACGGGGGAACAATGGGAACTAGAAAATGGGCCATTCTCCGGTGAGCGCTTTGCTAACTTACAAGATAGCCATTGGACGTTGCTGGTCCAAGCAGTCGATCACTGGGCACCAGAAGCCAACGCACTACTAGAACAGTTTCGTTTTATTCCTAGCTGGCGCATTGATGACTTAATGGTTAGCTATGCCACCAAAGGTGGCGGCGTAGGCCCTCATTATGACAACTACGACGTCTTTCTCATCCAAGCATCTGGGCAACGACGCTGGGAAGTCGGCGGAATTTATGGTGAAGATTCACCACGTCGAGATGACACACCGGTAATGATTTTACCGGAATGGGACGCCGAACAAACCTACCTCCTAAACCCTGGAGATATGCTCTATATCCCGCCACGTATCGGGCATAACGGTACAGCAGAATCAGATGATTGCATGACCTATTCCGTTGGTTTTCGCGCACCATCACATGCTGATATATTAAGACAATTCACCGATTTTGTAGGCGAGCAGCTTAAAAGCGAAACGCGCTATAGCGATCCTGAGTTAACGCTACAAAAAAGCCCTGGACTGATTCGCCAATCAGATATGGAAAAAGTCAGGTCTATTATGACTGACTATTTGAATGAACCTGAGCTATTGGAGAACTGGTTCGGCCAATACATGACTGA
This genomic interval carries:
- a CDS encoding alpha/beta fold hydrolase; amino-acid sequence: METLQTSDNTNIHYISLGSGDITLVFLHGWTASVREWLPFASELAENHRVICWDARGHGDHPHDEKTNMTLPRMADDLDELLEQLDVHNAILIGHSMGALTAWEYIRRHGQSRLNGLCIVDQSPKLVTDEEWQHGVYGSLNETKNNHLIERFKTDFAEGVLELIAFGNNRRSRENYDNNSRGFQHMREHLQKLPAHLLTQCWISITQQDYREVLSKINCPTLLIYGDESQFYSRDLQKWVTNTILDSELLIYPESDHSPHLWHKERFIYDLNRFIDAL
- the trmJ gene encoding tRNA (cytosine(32)/uridine(32)-2'-O)-methyltransferase TrmJ; its protein translation is MTPNTQLNNVRIVLINTFHPGNIGAAARAMKNMGLSQLWLVDPREYPSEEADSRAAGAKDVLDNATVVGTLKEAIADCQLVIGTSARNRTFDLPILDARNCAEKITSEAVQGEVALVFGRETMGLLNEELQLCNFHVYIPANPEYPVLNVAQAIQLLSYEIWMAAQTPIKERSESEYPRQNEMELFYTHLETVIRATNFIIPQHEGRAMTKLKRYFNRTRPEKAELGMLRGILASVQETIENLSSTEKKD
- a CDS encoding cupin domain-containing protein; translation: MIPNFPLGDMSVDTFLRDYWQKKPLLIRNAFPEFEPPVSADELAGLACEEEVESRLVIQNATGEQWELENGPFSGERFANLQDSHWTLLVQAVDHWAPEANALLEQFRFIPSWRIDDLMVSYATKGGGVGPHYDNYDVFLIQASGQRRWEVGGIYGEDSPRRDDTPVMILPEWDAEQTYLLNPGDMLYIPPRIGHNGTAESDDCMTYSVGFRAPSHADILRQFTDFVGEQLKSETRYSDPELTLQKSPGLIRQSDMEKVRSIMTDYLNEPELLENWFGQYMTEQKYADQAGTPEENENYSVEELTEYLHDGGLIYRAEGSRFAYRERTDGSVVLFVNGEACDISQESASFARNLCDLPAISAEHANNAEAQEVLTELYNMEAVYTEE